In Ursus arctos isolate Adak ecotype North America unplaced genomic scaffold, UrsArc2.0 scaffold_2, whole genome shotgun sequence, the genomic stretch AGGTAGTGTCGGATGTTTTGGCGGGCCGAGTGGATAAGCCGGGAATCAATATCCAGGCCCACCATGCGGGATGGACCCCACTTACAGGCAATGCTCAGGGTCAGATGGCCCACATTGCAGCCCAGATCTAGGACGTCCCGACCCCGAAACCACTCAGGCTTCAACACTCGAAGGCGCCCATCCTCACAGGAAGGATTGCGGTAACCATAGTACTTGCAATAATTCCCATACTGGAACTTGAGCTGTTGCTTTTTGAAGCCTGCTGCAGGTAGTgggtggaggaggtggtggtggtggtggtggtggtggtggcggcctcccccactccctcggCCCTTTTCCTTGGGACCCTGGCCTCCACCCCTAGCCCCTGCCTCTGACTTGCTGGAAGTCCTGCGACGTTTGCGATGTCGTGAGGAGGAAGACGGGGGTGCAGAGGTAACTGAGGCAGCTGGAGGGGCTGAAAGGGAGCCTGAGGGACCCTGTAGGGCAGATGGAAGGGGAGACACGACCTCATCCCTGCAGTTGATGGCTGTGTTGAGTTCATAGGGCTGGGGGGCATCCCGGTTCTGGCCCCTATGCCGCTGCTGCTGTGTGGTGCCCTCCCCATGGAGTGAGGGAGTGAGGGGGGCTGTGGGGAGCACAGAGTGGCTATCATTCCCTCCAgttgcctgctgctgctgctggtggtgctGTCCCCGGTGTCTATGCCGCTTCCGACCAGTCTTGAGTGGCGATGCAAGAACTACCTGGGCCTCATCAGTGCAAGTATTGAGACTGAGCGGGTCAGTAATATCTTTGGGGATGAGGATTTCCACTGGATCTCGCCCCTTGGCCGGAAGTGGAGATGACTTAGGGGTCTCTGCATTGAGTGCGCGGCTCACTTCCTCATCCAGGAGACTATTCAGGTTCAGTGGATCAAAGATATTGCCCCCCAGGAGAAAGTTGGAGGGTAACACAGAATCACAGTCCGAATTAACCCGCCTGCGCCTCTTGAAGGCCGGATGTTTGAAGCCTCCGCCACCTCCCCCTACGTTACAACTATTTCTCCTCTTGCCCCCGCCTCCCCCAGGGGGCCGGTGGGGCTGATAGCCATTACGGGGtcgaggaggggcaggggggcccAGTTCTGTTCCGCCCCCTCCCCGTCGCTCCTCCCCCACGTCAGGGGGAGCGGCTCGCCCGTGGGGATCCGACAAGCGGGCCTCCCCATGCGACTGCGCCTGGGGGCCGCCCCCTCGTTGCTGCTGCGACTGGCCTCCCCGAGTGGATGTAGCCCCAGGGTTCTCCTTGCCGGCCCCAGAAGCCGGGGCCCCCGCCGAGTGTGCGCGCGGGCCCGGCCCACGCTGCGTCCCGCCGCAGAGCTCTCCGGAGGCGGCCTCTCGGTGCGGTTGCACCGTGGGGCCGCCCCCTCCGCCCGACTCCTCTttgagcggcggcggcggggccggcACCAAAAACGGCTCCTTCTCCGCCGCCATCTCGATCATTTCCTCCCCTTATTCCGTCCCAGTCGAGGGCAACAAGGGGGGGGACTGG encodes the following:
- the MEPCE gene encoding 7SK snRNA methylphosphate capping enzyme; this translates as MIEMAAEKEPFLVPAPPPPLKEESGGGGGPTVQPHREAASGELCGGTQRGPGPRAHSAGAPASGAGKENPGATSTRGGQSQQQRGGGPQAQSHGEARLSDPHGRAAPPDVGEERRGGGGTELGPPAPPRPRNGYQPHRPPGGGGGKRRNSCNVGGGGGGFKHPAFKRRRRVNSDCDSVLPSNFLLGGNIFDPLNLNSLLDEEVSRALNAETPKSSPLPAKGRDPVEILIPKDITDPLSLNTCTDEAQVVLASPLKTGRKRHRHRGQHHQQQQQATGGNDSHSVLPTAPLTPSLHGEGTTQQQRHRGQNRDAPQPYELNTAINCRDEVVSPLPSALQGPSGSLSAPPAASVTSAPPSSSSRHRKRRRTSSKSEAGARGGGQGPKEKGRGSGGGRHHHHHHHHHLLHPLPAAGFKKQQLKFQYGNYCKYYGYRNPSCEDGRLRVLKPEWFRGRDVLDLGCNVGHLTLSIACKWGPSRMVGLDIDSRLIHSARQNIRHYLSEELRLPSQTSEGDPGAESEEGTVTVRRRSCFPASLTASRGPIAAPQVPLDGADTSVFPNNVVFVTGNYVLDRDELVEAQTPEYDVVLCLSLTKWVHLNWGDEGLKRMFRRIYRHLHPGGILVLEPQPWSSYGKRKTLSETIYKNYYRIQLRPEQFSSYLTSPEVGFSSYELVATPHNTSRGFQRSVYLFHKARSPSH